The Rhodococcus sp. B50 DNA window CTTGTAGACCCCCGGCTCCGTGGGAATGGAGCCGGGGGCAGGGCGATATGTCGAGGGGTCGGGCACAGGTCCAGGCTAGTCGTCACCCCTGACGGCTCCGCCGTCGTTGTTGTCGCTGACGGCTCCGCCGTCGTTGTTGTCGCTGACGGCTCCGCCGGTGTAGCGGGACTCGAGTTCGCGGAAACGCTCGAGCGCGTTCACGGCGAGTTCCCCGTCGCGCGCCTGGATGGCGACGACGGGCACGTACTCGTCGAACGGCAACTCGAGCCGTGCCCAGGGCGCACCGTGGTCGAAGAACAGTCCGCGCACGTCGGTCCACGGGATGTGTCGTTCCGCCACGACGTTGCGGACGGTCACTCCACCCGCCCCGGCACGCAACCGCGGCCGGGTGAACAGCAGGACGCCCCCGGTGAGCACGATGCCGATGGCGAGGATCGCGATCTGGTCGACGAACCGCAGGTTCACCCCGGTGTCACCGCCCCCGCGGAGTACGAGCGCGGCGAAGATGTGCACGGCCAGGACGACGACGGCCGCCACGACGACCCAGCGCCGCATCTTCTCCGGGCGTACCTCGAGATCCCAGCCGGTCTCGTCGCGGGTCAACGCGTCGCCTTCCGCAGCCGCCGCAGCGTCACGGCGGTGTCGAGCGCAGCCGCGCAGGCCTGTCCGCCCTTGTCCTCCACGGAGCCGGGCAGACCGGAGCGGTCGCGAGCCTGTTGTTCGGTG harbors:
- a CDS encoding PH domain-containing protein, encoding MTRDETGWDLEVRPEKMRRWVVVAAVVVLAVHIFAALVLRGGGDTGVNLRFVDQIAILAIGIVLTGGVLLFTRPRLRAGAGGVTVRNVVAERHIPWTDVRGLFFDHGAPWARLELPFDEYVPVVAIQARDGELAVNALERFRELESRYTGGAVSDNNDGGAVSDNNDGGAVRGDD